From Laspinema palackyanum D2c, one genomic window encodes:
- a CDS encoding metallophosphoesterase family protein: MTGKFLNKKTVRDFKFAVISDPHIAVPETILDHPSRFHLVEVSIPALEAALAHLAQLDLDFLLLPGDLTQHGEPANHEWLADRLTKLPFPAYVVPGNHDVPVAIADKKSIGLADFPYYYRQFGYQNPEQLYYSHEVLPGVRLIGLNSNQFDENGKQLGRMDLQQLRWLQGVLEQVTPEEQVMVMIHHNVLEHLPGQSQHAMGQRYMLDNAPTLVEMLQQAGVQLVLTGHLHVQDVASDHGIYDITTGSLVSHPHPYRVFHYRTDKEGQHCLDICTHRIEAVPGWPQLLELSREWMGDRSHPFMMQLLMASPLNLPKSQAEILAPTLRYFWADIACGDGSFDFPEFPPQVRRYFQSFSAGGNSQNGDRADSPQFGARDNHGTLVLSNLA, translated from the coding sequence ATGACTGGGAAATTTTTGAACAAGAAAACAGTTCGAGATTTTAAATTTGCCGTGATCAGCGATCCGCACATTGCTGTTCCGGAAACCATTTTAGATCACCCCAGCCGGTTTCATTTGGTTGAAGTGAGTATCCCGGCTTTAGAAGCTGCCTTGGCCCATTTAGCTCAATTGGATCTTGATTTTTTACTCCTACCTGGGGACTTAACTCAGCATGGAGAACCCGCCAATCATGAATGGTTAGCAGACCGCTTGACAAAATTGCCATTTCCTGCTTATGTAGTTCCCGGAAATCATGATGTGCCAGTGGCGATCGCAGATAAAAAGTCGATTGGTCTGGCTGATTTTCCCTATTATTATCGTCAATTCGGTTATCAAAATCCCGAGCAACTTTACTACAGCCATGAAGTCTTACCTGGAGTCCGCCTCATTGGTCTTAATTCTAACCAATTTGACGAAAATGGCAAGCAACTCGGGCGGATGGATTTACAGCAATTGCGATGGTTGCAAGGGGTATTGGAGCAGGTTACTCCAGAGGAACAGGTGATGGTGATGATTCACCATAATGTTTTAGAACATTTACCCGGACAATCCCAACACGCGATGGGACAGCGGTATATGTTAGACAATGCACCGACTCTGGTGGAAATGCTGCAACAGGCAGGGGTACAGCTTGTGTTAACGGGACATTTGCACGTCCAGGATGTCGCCTCGGATCATGGCATCTATGATATCACGACTGGGTCTTTAGTGAGTCATCCTCACCCCTACCGAGTGTTTCACTATCGCACGGATAAGGAAGGACAGCATTGTTTAGATATTTGCACCCATCGGATTGAGGCGGTCCCCGGATGGCCGCAATTGCTGGAACTGTCGCGAGAGTGGATGGGCGATCGCTCTCATCCGTTTATGATGCAGTTACTCATGGCTTCCCCGCTAAATTTACCCAAGTCTCAAGCGGAAATTTTAGCCCCAACTTTACGCTATTTTTGGGCAGATATTGCCTGTGGAGATGGCAGTTTTGATTTTCCCGAGTTTCCACCCCAGGTCCGTCGCTATTTTCAAAGCTTTAGTGCAGGGGGAAATTCCCAAAATGGCGATCGGGCAGATTCCCCACAATTTGGGGCAAGGGACAACCACGGGACCCTAGTTTTGTCGAATTTAGCATGA
- a CDS encoding TRAP transporter small permease subunit: MDKLLRLSTLIDRLNEYIGRFMSWLVLLMVLVGVWNVVGRYLGRAVGQNLTSNALIETQWYIFDLIFLLGAAYALKHDEHVRVDVFYSNWPPKRKALLDLIGTLLFLIPFSILVIFFSWNTIAASWAIGEISPDPGGLPRYPIKTVILISFFLLILQGISEAIKKFAIFKGWLPPHEERHESEL; encoded by the coding sequence TTGGATAAACTATTACGCCTATCCACCCTGATCGATCGCCTGAATGAATATATCGGACGGTTCATGAGTTGGCTGGTCCTGTTGATGGTCCTCGTTGGCGTCTGGAACGTCGTCGGTCGCTATCTGGGACGTGCAGTGGGTCAAAATTTGACCTCCAATGCCCTGATTGAAACCCAATGGTATATTTTTGACCTGATTTTCCTCTTAGGTGCTGCTTATGCACTCAAACATGACGAGCACGTTCGGGTTGATGTTTTTTATAGCAATTGGCCACCCAAACGGAAAGCCTTATTAGACTTAATCGGCACCCTGTTATTCTTGATCCCCTTCTCCATTCTGGTGATATTTTTCTCCTGGAATACCATCGCCGCATCTTGGGCGATCGGTGAAATTTCCCCAGACCCCGGGGGATTACCCCGCTACCCCATTAAAACCGTTATTCTAATCAGCTTCTTCCTGCTGATTCTCCAAGGAATTTCCGAAGCGATTAAAAAGTTTGCTATTTTTAAAGGCTGGCTACCCCCCCACGAGGAACGTCATGAATCTGAGTTATGA
- a CDS encoding DNA-3-methyladenine glycosylase: MKPSMTIVEPEWLARPSTEVAPALIGCALVRQLPDGQRIRGTIVETEAYEPGDPASHAYRRRTPRNQAMFGPPGTIYVYLIYGMYYCLNIVTDRPEVASAVLIRALQLDIMPPGFQTKEKLARIAAGPGKLCRTLQIDRSLNDRPLELEGPLWLEHRTPEFQQQLDQGTLSLVQTYRIGISVGTDLPWRWYLANSPAVSKP, encoded by the coding sequence ATGAAACCAAGCATGACTATTGTAGAACCTGAATGGCTGGCCCGTCCATCAACCGAAGTCGCACCGGCTTTAATCGGTTGCGCTTTAGTCCGGCAACTGCCCGATGGACAACGAATTCGGGGGACAATCGTTGAAACTGAAGCCTACGAACCGGGAGACCCAGCTAGTCATGCCTACCGACGGCGCACCCCGCGTAATCAGGCAATGTTTGGGCCACCGGGCACGATTTATGTCTATCTGATTTATGGAATGTACTACTGCCTGAATATTGTCACCGATCGCCCAGAGGTTGCCAGTGCAGTCCTGATTCGCGCCTTACAACTGGATATCATGCCCCCCGGGTTCCAGACGAAGGAAAAATTAGCTCGGATTGCCGCAGGACCGGGTAAACTCTGTCGCACCCTGCAAATTGATCGCAGTTTAAACGATCGCCCCTTAGAGCTAGAGGGTCCCCTGTGGTTGGAACATCGGACCCCGGAATTTCAGCAGCAGTTAGACCAGGGGACCCTGAGCTTAGTTCAAACCTACCGGATTGGCATATCCGTAGGAACCGACTTGCCTTGGCGGTGGTACTTAGCAAATAGTCCGGCAGTCTCCAAACCTTAA
- a CDS encoding flavin-dependent dehydrogenase, with amino-acid sequence MKEILYLEVPTPDIAAVRTWLHQDFTPDLGKKLLTRDGIRIKFCQELNPSATEPGDPPELSIFTWTVQRTAYLKVFRWSERPIAGEKQIIARLTRQIRHRFPCHYPEPPEIDLSKQTIFEALASDYPLTAKYFQKIPNGEYDLKRVYWWEQRWREGVRNPQQPKQVLFQKPQSESLTPPPYDLIYIGGALGVIHAAVMARLGYRVLLLERLPFGRMNREWNISRGEFQNLIDLGLFTPTEFESVIACEYKDGFHKFFDANNPPQCKAAILHTPTVLNIAIDAEKLLKLCGTKLREAGGEIWDETEFLTAEIEPQQAVVKAKHLPTDSERVAGGRLLVDAMGTASPIAWQLNGSRTFDSVCPTVGAVIADGFEPGVWDSQYGDVLNSHGDISRGRQLIWELFPAAGSELTFYLFHYHQVHPDNPGSLLEMYEDFFTILPEYRRCDVDRLEWKKATFGYIPGYFSVASHDRRVAVDRLMAIGDAASLQSPLVFTGFGSLVRNMARLTTLLDTALKHDLLESRHLNQIRAFQSNVAVTWLFSKGMMVPTGRFLPPERINSMLNTFFGVLAGEPGPVADTFIKDRVDWLTFHRLALKAAWQNPSLLLWIWELAGPKDLLRWVGSYLYFTLISLLGWLLGWLPGFVRNIQPGLEPRFPGLWLWLLAKSYALTDGLGRPQGELKRWNLGKKNHTVEEGVSG; translated from the coding sequence ATGAAAGAAATCCTCTATTTAGAAGTTCCCACACCGGATATCGCAGCCGTTCGGACTTGGTTGCACCAGGACTTTACTCCAGACCTCGGAAAAAAACTCCTTACCCGTGATGGCATAAGAATCAAATTTTGTCAAGAGCTCAACCCATCCGCCACAGAACCGGGAGATCCGCCGGAACTGTCTATCTTTACCTGGACGGTTCAGAGAACCGCCTACCTGAAAGTTTTCCGATGGTCTGAACGACCCATTGCCGGGGAAAAACAAATCATAGCCCGGTTGACTCGCCAGATCAGACATCGGTTTCCCTGCCACTATCCCGAACCCCCGGAAATCGACTTATCCAAGCAAACTATCTTTGAAGCATTAGCCTCAGACTACCCCCTCACGGCTAAATACTTTCAAAAAATTCCCAACGGAGAATACGACCTCAAACGAGTTTACTGGTGGGAACAACGGTGGCGCGAAGGTGTTCGCAATCCCCAACAACCCAAACAGGTGCTGTTTCAAAAACCCCAAAGTGAATCTTTAACTCCTCCCCCCTACGATTTAATTTACATTGGCGGGGCCTTGGGGGTGATTCATGCCGCAGTCATGGCGCGACTGGGGTATCGGGTCCTGCTGTTGGAACGCTTACCGTTTGGTCGGATGAACCGGGAATGGAATATTTCCCGGGGTGAATTTCAAAATTTGATTGACTTGGGTTTATTCACCCCAACAGAATTTGAAAGTGTGATTGCTTGTGAATATAAAGATGGGTTTCATAAATTTTTTGATGCCAACAATCCCCCCCAATGTAAAGCTGCAATTCTGCATACGCCGACGGTTCTGAATATTGCGATCGATGCGGAAAAACTGCTGAAACTTTGTGGCACCAAACTCCGGGAAGCGGGGGGAGAAATTTGGGATGAAACGGAATTTCTCACCGCTGAAATTGAACCCCAGCAAGCAGTCGTCAAGGCAAAACATCTCCCGACGGACTCGGAACGAGTGGCTGGGGGTCGCCTGTTGGTGGATGCAATGGGAACGGCTTCCCCGATCGCATGGCAACTCAATGGCAGTCGCACCTTTGATAGTGTCTGTCCCACGGTGGGTGCGGTGATTGCTGATGGGTTTGAACCGGGAGTCTGGGATTCCCAATATGGAGATGTGCTCAACAGTCATGGGGATATTTCCCGGGGACGACAACTGATTTGGGAGTTATTCCCCGCAGCAGGTTCAGAACTCACCTTTTATTTGTTTCACTACCATCAGGTTCACCCCGATAACCCGGGTTCGTTATTAGAGATGTATGAGGACTTTTTTACTATTCTACCGGAGTATCGACGCTGCGATGTCGATCGCCTAGAGTGGAAAAAAGCCACCTTTGGCTATATTCCGGGATATTTTAGTGTGGCGAGTCACGATCGCCGGGTGGCCGTGGATCGGTTGATGGCGATCGGGGATGCTGCCTCGTTGCAATCTCCCCTCGTCTTCACCGGATTTGGTTCCCTGGTTCGCAATATGGCCCGGTTAACTACGCTGCTGGATACGGCCCTCAAACATGATTTATTGGAGTCGCGCCACTTAAACCAAATTCGCGCCTTTCAGAGCAATGTTGCCGTAACTTGGCTGTTTTCTAAAGGCATGATGGTACCCACGGGTCGGTTCTTACCCCCCGAACGGATTAACTCCATGTTGAATACATTTTTTGGAGTCTTAGCCGGTGAACCGGGACCCGTGGCTGATACGTTTATTAAAGACCGCGTAGACTGGCTGACTTTTCATCGACTCGCACTCAAAGCCGCTTGGCAAAACCCATCCCTATTATTGTGGATTTGGGAACTAGCGGGACCGAAAGATTTGCTGCGCTGGGTGGGCAGTTATCTGTACTTTACTCTGATTTCTCTACTCGGTTGGTTATTGGGTTGGTTACCGGGATTTGTCCGTAATATTCAACCCGGATTAGAACCCCGATTTCCTGGGTTATGGCTGTGGTTATTAGCCAAAAGTTATGCCTTAACTGATGGACTGGGACGCCCCCAGGGTGAGTTAAAACGCTGGAATCTGGGCAAAAAAAATCACACGGTAGAAGAAGGGGTGAGTGGGTGA
- a CDS encoding DUF4278 domain-containing protein encodes MKLTYRGISYESNPVPTPNKTPLELTGQYRGVHWRLSNALTYPMEEPTAELMYRGATYSTGTAEVVVKESYETPACIPTAPVDQLWVANLEEKARALTLSNGLAIKKRQQAMLGRVAAEVGLSTDISNYWNRIQGKVHPTFRASYSRSSVSLS; translated from the coding sequence ATGAAACTTACCTATCGTGGGATTAGCTATGAATCCAACCCCGTTCCCACCCCCAACAAGACCCCACTGGAACTGACAGGTCAATATCGAGGCGTACACTGGCGGTTGAGCAATGCCCTAACGTATCCGATGGAAGAACCAACGGCTGAACTGATGTATCGCGGTGCCACCTATTCTACAGGCACTGCCGAAGTGGTTGTTAAAGAAAGCTACGAGACTCCCGCCTGCATTCCCACCGCACCTGTGGATCAATTATGGGTGGCGAATTTAGAAGAAAAAGCTCGGGCTTTGACCCTTTCCAATGGCCTTGCTATCAAGAAACGTCAACAGGCGATGCTGGGTCGAGTGGCCGCTGAAGTGGGACTATCTACCGATATTTCCAACTACTGGAATCGCATCCAAGGCAAAGTTCATCCGACTTTTCGAGCTTCCTATTCCCGCAGTTCCGTTTCCTTAAGTTAA
- a CDS encoding TRAP transporter large permease, which translates to MNLSYDYQWLGPAMFAGALVLLSFGYPVAFSLGGVAIIFGLIGMALGVFDPVLLNAMPLRIFGIMENYTLLAIPYFIFMGAMLEKSGIAENLLETMGILFGRLRGGLALAVVLVGALLAATTGVVAATVVAMGLISLPIMLRYGYNKQLATGVIAASGTLGQIIPPSVVLVVLGDQLGISVGDLFIGSLIPGLMMAGAFALHVIIIAFLRPDLAPALPAEVRTMTGTKLLLRVVTVMIPPTLLILLVLGSIFFGIATPTEAGAVGALGAVALAGANRRLSWASVQRVCDITLRTTTMVMFILIGSTAFSLIFRGLHGDSFMFDLLTNLPGQTTGFLLVSMLTVFILGFFIDFFEIAFIVVPLFVPVAQTLGLDLVWFGVILGANLQTSFLTPPFGFALFYLRGIAPPEVTTGDIYRGVIPFILIQIFVLILLIVFPGIVNFLPSLS; encoded by the coding sequence ATGAATCTGAGTTATGACTATCAATGGCTAGGCCCTGCCATGTTTGCTGGTGCCTTAGTCCTCTTATCCTTTGGCTATCCCGTCGCCTTTTCTCTCGGTGGCGTCGCCATCATATTTGGGCTAATCGGGATGGCTTTAGGTGTTTTTGATCCAGTCCTGTTAAATGCGATGCCCTTGCGAATCTTTGGCATCATGGAAAACTATACCCTCCTCGCCATCCCCTACTTTATTTTTATGGGGGCGATGCTGGAAAAATCCGGCATTGCCGAAAACCTCTTAGAAACAATGGGGATTCTCTTCGGGCGTTTGCGCGGGGGATTAGCCCTAGCCGTCGTCTTAGTCGGGGCATTATTAGCCGCCACCACCGGAGTTGTGGCTGCAACAGTCGTAGCGATGGGATTAATTTCCCTGCCAATTATGCTGCGATATGGCTATAACAAACAACTGGCAACCGGGGTCATCGCCGCCTCGGGAACTCTTGGACAAATTATCCCCCCTTCCGTCGTATTAGTAGTCCTTGGGGATCAGTTAGGAATTTCCGTCGGTGATTTATTTATCGGCTCATTAATCCCGGGATTAATGATGGCCGGGGCTTTTGCCTTGCACGTGATTATCATTGCCTTTTTACGGCCTGATTTAGCCCCCGCATTGCCCGCAGAAGTTCGCACCATGACCGGGACAAAATTGTTGCTGCGTGTCGTCACCGTCATGATTCCCCCGACGCTGTTAATTTTACTCGTTCTCGGGAGCATCTTTTTTGGAATTGCCACCCCCACCGAAGCTGGGGCCGTTGGTGCATTGGGTGCAGTCGCCCTAGCCGGGGCCAACCGCAGACTCAGTTGGGCATCCGTCCAAAGGGTTTGTGACATCACCCTCCGGACCACCACAATGGTGATGTTCATCCTCATTGGATCTACCGCCTTTAGCCTAATTTTCCGAGGCTTACATGGGGATAGTTTTATGTTTGATTTACTCACCAACTTGCCTGGGCAAACCACTGGCTTTTTGTTGGTCAGTATGCTGACGGTTTTCATCCTGGGGTTCTTTATCGATTTCTTTGAAATTGCATTTATCGTGGTTCCCCTATTTGTCCCCGTCGCCCAAACATTAGGCTTAGATTTAGTCTGGTTTGGAGTAATTTTAGGCGCAAATCTCCAAACCTCTTTTCTAACTCCCCCATTTGGTTTTGCCTTATTTTATCTGAGGGGGATCGCCCCACCGGAAGTCACCACGGGAGATATTTATCGCGGGGTCATACCGTTTATTTTGATTCAGATTTTTGTCTTGATTCTATTGATTGTCTTTCCGGGGATTGTTAACTTTTTACCCTCTCTCTCTTAA